TGGTCGCGCGCAGCTTTGGCATTGCCGACGAGGGACGGCGCGCAGATCGCTGGCTGCTGGGCTCGGTGCGCCTGGCCTGGAAGGTCAAGCTGCTGACGCGCATCGACCTCGACCTGAAGCAGCGTTTGCTGGAGGTGGCTGAGGTGGAGGCGATCGAGGTCTTCGCGCGCAACCTCAAGGACCTGCTGCTGGCGGCGCCGGCGGGGCCGCGGGTGACGATGGGCCTCGATCCCGGGCTGCGCACGGGGGTCAAGGTCGCCGTCGTCGATGCCACCGGCAAGCTGCTCAAGACGGCGACGATCTACCCGCACCCGCCGCGCAACGATCGGGAGGGGGCGCTTGCCACGCTGGCGCAGCTCGCGCAGGCCTGCGCGGTCGAGCTGGTGGCGATCGGTAACGGCACCGCCTCGCGCGAGAGCGACGCCCTGGTGCTCGAGCTGATCAAGCGCCAGCCGCAGCTCGGGTTGAGCAAGGTCGTGGTCTCCGAGGCCGGAGCCTCGGTCTATTCGGCCTCCGAGCTGGCCTCCGAGGAGCTGCCAGAGCTGGATGTAACACTGCGTGGGGCCGTGTCGATCGCGCGGCGGCTGCAGGACCCCTTGGCCGAGCTGGTCAAGATCGACCCCAAGGCGATCGGTGTCGGCCAGTATCAGCACGACGTCAATCAGCCGCGCCTGGCGCGCAGCCTCGATGCGGTGGTGGAGGACTGCGTCAACGCCGTCGGCGTGGACGTCAATACCGCATCGGCGGCGTTGCTGCGCTATGTCTCGGGGCTCTCGCCGAGCCTCAGCCGCCACGTCGTCGCGCATCGCAATCAGCACGGCCCCTTCGCGAACCGCGAGCAGCTCAGGCAGGTCGCGCGCTTTGGCGACAAGACCTTCGAGCAGGCCGCGGGTTTTCTGCGCGTGATGCAGGGCGACAACCCGCTCGACGCCTCGGCCGTCCATCCAGAGGCCTACCCGCTGGTGCAGCAGATCGTCTCGACGACCGGGACTGAGCTCAAGGCGCTGCTCGGCAACAGCGGGCTGCTGCGCCGGGTCAACGCGATGGCCTACGTCGACGAGCGCTTCGGTCTACCCACGGTCAGCGACGTCCTGAAGGAGCTGGAGAAGCCGGGCCGCGATCCGCGTCCGGAGTTCAAGAGCGTGACCTTCAGGGCCGGCATCGAGCAGGTCAGCGACCTTCAGCCCGGGATGTGGCTCGAGGGTGTCGTGACCAACGTCGCGAACTTCGGCGCCTTCGTCGACGTCGGGGTCCACCAGGACGGGCTGGTGCACATCTCGCAGCTCGCCGACAGCTTCGTCCGCGACCCGCGCGAGGTGGTGAAGGCGGGCGCCGTCGTGCAGGTCCGCGTGCTGGCGGTGGACCTACCGCGCCAGCGGATCTCGCTCAGCATGAAGCGCACGGCGGATCAGGGGGCCGCGAGCGACGCGCTGGGGGAAGCGCGGCCGAGCCCCAAGGCGCCTGCGCCCCGTCACCCCGGCAAGGCTCGCCCTCCCGCCCCCACGCCCCCACGCCCCCTTGGCGCGATGGCCCACGCCTTCGCCAAGGCGCTGAAGAAGTAGGCCCGCGCGCCCCGGGTCTGCGGGGAATTGCGCGGAGTCCTGATTGGGGGTCGGTCCGCTACAGCCTCATCAAGAGCGACTCCGAGGAAAAACCGGGACCGAGCGCCGAGAGCACGGCGAGACCCCCGCGCCCGGGTGGTTGCGCCCGCAGATAGCGCTCGAGCACGTAGAGCACCGTCGCCGACGACATGTTGCCGAACTCGTGCAGCGTCTGCCGCGACCACGAGAAGCGATCGAGCCCGACCCCGTAGGCGGCGGCGTAGGCGGCGAGCACCTTGGGTCCCCCCGGGTGGAAGAGATACTCGGTGACGTCGGCGCGCATCAGGTTGTGGGCGCCGAGAAAGGCATCGAGCTCGGCGCAGGCGTGGCGATCGACGATCTGCGGGATGCGCCGATCGAAGACCACCTGGAGCCCGCGCGACACCACGTTCCAGCCCATCACGTGCAGCGAGTCCGGGTAGAGCGTCGAGCGACTATCGATCAGCTCGTAGCCGCCATCGCCCGTCTCGGCGCCCGCGATCAGCGCGGCGGCGGCGCCGTCGGCGAAGAGCGCGGTGGCGACCAGGTTGCTCGTCGTCGCGTCATCGCGGAGCAAGGTCAGGCTGCAGAGCTCGGCGCAGCAGAGCAGCACGCGTTCGCGTGGATGACCGGCGACGTGCTGATACGCATGCGCCAGCCCGGCCACGCCGCCGGCGCAGCCGAGGCCCCAGATCGGCGTGCGCCGCACGTTGGGGCGTAGCCCGAGCACGTTGATCAACCGCGCATCGATCGAGGGGGTGGCGAGGCCGGTCGTGTTGACGTAGATGACGCGATCGATCGCGTCGGGCGCTAGGCCTTGCCGCTCGAGCAGCGCGCGAGCGGCCCGTGCGCAGAGCGTCGTCGCCGCCTCGATGTAGGCGGTGCTGGTCTCGGCGAGCGTGTGATCGTGCTGGTACCAGTCGAGGGGTTGGCAAATGCGGCGCGTCTCGACCTCCACGTGGTCGAAGATCGGCATCAGTCGCTCGAGCTGAGGCAGCCGTCCCGCGAAGGTCTGGCGGGCGAAGGCCGCCGCCACCGACTGCGGGAGGACGTGCTCGGGTGGGGCACTGACGACGTCGACGAGGCGGGGATGGGCCATGGCCGCGACCGCTCGCGCTCTCAGCCCGGCGCGCGCTGGATCGCCCAGCCGACTGTCGCGCTGCGGTGCGCTCTCGCTGGTCACAGCGAGAGCCTTACTACGAGCCGTAAGGCGACTCAACCCGCATGCCTCCAGGCGCCCCAGCCACTGCCCCGGCGGCGATCGGCCGCGACCGGCGACGATCGGCACCAACCGGCGGCAGCGAGGCCTCTAGCGGCGACCCGCCCCGGGGGCGACCCTGAGGGGGAGCTGCGGGACGCGCTCGGCCTGTTGGCCGTAGAGGGCGGCATAGGCGAAGAGGCTGCCGAGTACCCGTTTGGTGTAGTTGCGGGTCTGCTCGTAGGGAATGCGCTCGACCGCTTCGTCGAGGTCGAGCGCGGTTCCCCACTGGCGCAGCCAGCGGCCGACAGCGCCTTCGCCCGCGTTGTAGCTCGCGACGGCGAGGGCCACGTGGCCACGGAAAATGCCGCTCAGCGCGGCGAGGTAGGCGGCGCCGAGGCGGATGTTGGTGGGAGGCTCGCGTAGCCGCTCAGCGTCGACCCGCAGGTGCTCCCGCGCCGCGACCGCGCGCGCGGTGGGGAGCAAGAGCTGCAGCAGGCCGATGGCGTTGGCCCACGACTCGGTGGTGGCGACGAAGCCGCTCTCTTCGCGCATCACGGCCCAGATCAGCGCCGCGGGCACGCCGGAGCGCTGCGCCTCGGCCTCGACGAGCGGGCGGAAGGCGCGCGGGAAGACGAGCTGCCACCGCTGGTACTCCGGCCCACGCGGGTAGCTCTGCGCGAGCTCGGCGGCGCGGCGCCGGGCCAGACCGAGCGAGAGATGCCAGAGGCCCACGCGATCGAAGACCAAGGCCTCGACCCACTGCGGCTGGCGGGGCCCCTTTTCGCCGCGGACACCGGCAAGCACGAGCTCGCGGCCCGCCGAGGCGGCGAAGCCGAGGCGAGCGAGCGCGAGCGCGCGATGA
The Pseudomonadota bacterium DNA segment above includes these coding regions:
- a CDS encoding RNA-binding transcriptional accessory protein, with the translated sequence MDVISTLAAELAVGRPQVEAAVKLLDEGATVPFIARYRKEVTQGLDDAQLRALETRLSYLRELEARRETILTSVREQGKLTTELEQAMLAAASKTLLEDLYLPFKPKRRTKAQRAREAGLEPLALGLLGDPTRDPTTEARGYVDPERGVADEEAALEGARQILMERFAEDAALLATLRERTWSEGLLCSRVAEGKEGVGAKFRDYFDHEEPLARIPSHRALALFRGRNEDVLRVTLRVAADEDAGHKVCEAMVARSFGIADEGRRADRWLLGSVRLAWKVKLLTRIDLDLKQRLLEVAEVEAIEVFARNLKDLLLAAPAGPRVTMGLDPGLRTGVKVAVVDATGKLLKTATIYPHPPRNDREGALATLAQLAQACAVELVAIGNGTASRESDALVLELIKRQPQLGLSKVVVSEAGASVYSASELASEELPELDVTLRGAVSIARRLQDPLAELVKIDPKAIGVGQYQHDVNQPRLARSLDAVVEDCVNAVGVDVNTASAALLRYVSGLSPSLSRHVVAHRNQHGPFANREQLRQVARFGDKTFEQAAGFLRVMQGDNPLDASAVHPEAYPLVQQIVSTTGTELKALLGNSGLLRRVNAMAYVDERFGLPTVSDVLKELEKPGRDPRPEFKSVTFRAGIEQVSDLQPGMWLEGVVTNVANFGAFVDVGVHQDGLVHISQLADSFVRDPREVVKAGAVVQVRVLAVDLPRQRISLSMKRTADQGAASDALGEARPSPKAPAPRHPGKARPPAPTPPRPLGAMAHAFAKALKK